Below is a window of Ruegeria sp. THAF33 DNA.
GCCGGCAACGGTCGAGTAACGGACCGACGGTACCATGGTGTCGCCGTGGCCGCCCAGAACGAAGGCGGTGACGTCGCGCATCGAGACGTTGAACTCTTCCGACAGGAAGTGTGCAAAGCGCGCCGAGTCAAGCACCCCTGCCATGCCGCAGACCTTGTTGTGCGGCAGGCCCGAGAATTCGCGCAAGGCCCAGACCATCGCGTCCAGCGGGTTGGTGATGCAGATCACGAACGCGTCGGGTGCGTGGGCTGCGATGCCTTCACCAACCGACTTCATGACTTTCAGGTTGATGCCCAGCAGATCATCGCGGCTCATGCCCGGTTTGCGGGCCACGCCTGCGGTCACGATGCACACATCCGCGCCAGCGATATCGGCATAGTCGCTGGTGCCTTTCATCGAGGCGTCGAACCCTTCCGAAGGGCCGGATTCAGCGATGTCGAGCGCCTTGCCTTGAGGCAGCCCGTCTGCGATGTCAAACAGGACAACGTCACCCAGTTCTTTGACAGCTGCGAGATGTGCGAGCGTGCCGCCGATGTTCCCCGCGCCGATCAGCGCAATCTTGGGTCTGGCCATTTGGAATTTCTCCATATCCGGTCGGTATTGAAATCGCGGTTGTGCTAGTCGTTAAAACGTCAATAGGCAAGAGTTCTGCGACGTGGCATACAACCGCATACTGTTTGCAGGCCCCGCTTTGATTGCGCTAAACGGCCTTTGAGACAAGCCAAAACCGGGACTGTCACATGTTCGAATTGAACTTGATGTTTTTTGCCGTGGCGATCCCTGCCGTGATCTTTGCCGGTATTTCAAAGGGCGGTTTCGGTTCCGGCGTGGCCTTTGCCTCGTCGTCGATTCTGGCCTTGATCCTGACGCCCGGGCAGGCTTTGGCCCTGATGCTGCCGATCTTGATGGTGATCGACGTGGCCACGTTGGGTCCCTATTGGAGGCGGTGGAGCTGGCCGGATTCCCGTCTGCTGATCCTTGGCGCCGTGCCCGGTGTGGCGATGGGTGCGTGGCTTTATCGTGCAACAGATGATGATCTGTTGCGTCTGCTGATCGGTGGCATCTCGGTCGGGTTCGTAATCTGGCACATCGCGCAGTCGAAAGGGTGGGTGCGCGGGTTTGCCAGGCGACTGCCGCCGTCTTCCGGTTTATTTGCCGGGCTGGTCGCGGGTTTCACAAGTTTCGTCAGCCATGCCGGTGGCCCCCCGGCAGCGGTCTATCTATTGTCGCAACGCCTGACGAAAACGGAATTTCAAGCCAGTACGGTACTGGTTTTCTGGGTGATCAATATCGCGAAATTCATACCTTATGCGTATCTGGGTATGTTCACATGGCAGACGTTATGGGCGGATTTGCTGCTGACACCCTTTGCGATCCTGGGGGCATGGCTGGGCGTCCGGGCACATTTCATGTTGTCCGAACGCCTGTTCTTCGGGCTTACCTATGTGCTGCTGACGCTCACCGGCAGCAAGCTGATCTGGGACGCGCTTACTTAATCAGGCATTGGGTGGCAGCGCCTCGGCCACCTCTTCAAAAGCCTGACCAGAAGCCACAAGGCAGGTGATCCCGTTGGGCAACGTCACCGTGATCGTCCAGCTGCCGGTTTCGTCCGAGGCAAAAAGCTCCATGACGGCGCCTTTCCGGACCAGTCCCAAACCCCTGCGCGTTTCACCATAGGACTCGTGCAACCGTTCCAATACAGCTTCTCTGGGCGCACAGTTTTGACCCTGAGCATGCACATGTTGCGCGACCAGGACCATGATCCCAAGCCCCATCGTCATCTTGAACACCGTCTTTTGCATCCCGTACCCCTTTTTGATTCCAACTGCCGATCAGGGTGGGTGGCAAGGGACGAAATCCGGTTAAGGGAACGCACGTTGCGTCGGGTTTGCTGCGGTGCGGCGATTTTGTGCTTGAACTTTCCTGCAAAAAATGTCCCATTCCGCGCAACTTTATTTCAATAGGAGTGGTCCATGGATCCTCGTCTGCGCCCCTATCGTTCGGTTCTCTACATTCCTGGCTCGAGGGACCGGGCCCTGGACAAGGCCCGTTCTTTGCCTGTGGATGCGATCATCTTCGATCTGGAAGATGCAGTTGCAGCGGACGAAAAAGAAAACGCTCGCGAAACGCTGAAAGGGGCCTTGGCCGCTGGGGGCTATGGTGCGCGGGTCAAGATCGTCCGGATCAATGGGCTGGACACCGAATGGGGGCGTGCCGATGCCGAGGCGGTGCGCGACATGGATGCCGATGTTGTCCTGTTGCCCAAGGTGAATTCGGCGGCTGACGTGGATGCTCTGGCGGCGATCACCGGAGAATTGCCGATCTGGGCCATGATGGAAACGCCGCGCGGAATGCTGAACGCTGCCGAGATCGCCGCGCATCCGCTGATGGCCGGGTTCGTGATGGGAACAAACGATCTGGCCAAAGAACTGCAAACCCGCTTTCGTCCCGATCGCCTGCCGATGATGACTTCGCTGGGTCTGTGCCTGTTGGCCGCCAAGGCCGAAGGGCTGATCATCATCGATGGCGTTTACAACGCTTTCAAGGATGCCGAGGGTCTGGCCGCCGAGTGTGCGCAGGGTCGCGACATGGGCTTTGACGGCAAAACTCTGATCCATCCGGCCCAGGTCGATGTGGCCAACACAGCCTTCGCACCATCGGATGACGAGATCGATCTGGCCCGCCGCCAAATTTCGGCATTCGAAGAGACCGAAGCGCAAGGGCAGGGTGTTGCCGTCGTGGATGGCAAGATCGTTGAAAACCTGCACGTTGCAACGGCCCGTGAAATTCTGGCAAAAGCAGAGGCGATTTCAGCTTTGCAAGCGGGGTAAGCCAGCATGGGCTTTGTTCTTCTTATTTTAGGCGTGGCGCTGTGGTGGGCCGCGCATCTGTTCAAACGCGTGGCACCTGAACGCCGCGCCGCGATGGGCGACGGGGGCAAGGGGGCAGTAGCCCTGGCGCTGGTCGCGTCGATCCTGTTGATGGTGTTCGGCTATCGCATGACCGACTTCATTTATGTCTGGGCACCGCCGACCTTTCTGATTCACGTCAATAATCTGTTGGTTCTGATCGCGATCTTCATGATGAGCCCCGCGGGCACCAAAGGCCGGGTGCTGAACAAGCTTCGCCATCCGATGCTGGGTGGATTCAAGCTGTGGGCCTTTGCGCATTTGCTGGTAAACGGAGATCTGGCCTCGATCATCCTGTTCGGCGGTCTTCTGGCATGGGCCGTGGTCGAAGTAGTTGTGATCAACAAGGCCGAACCCGACTGGACGCCCAGTGAGCCGGGTACCTATGGCAAGGATGCGATGTTCTTTGTGGCGTCGATCGTGCTGCTGGGGGTTATCGGATATATCCACGGCCTGGTCGGTCCGTCTCCGTTTGGCTCATGAGGACCTGACCCCATGGCGAAACTCTATCGTTTGTTGACCGAAGAAGACACGTCAGCCTTCTGCCACAAGGTGTCAGATGCGCTGGCGAAGGGATGGGAGCTGTACGGCGACCCGTCCTATGCCTTCGACTCAGCCAACAATGTAATGCGGTGTGCGCAGGCTGTGACCAAAGAGGTCGAAGCCGACTATTCCCCCGACATGAAACTGGGACAGCAGTAATGGTAAAAACAAATCCGGGTCGATTTTTCGAGGATTATTCCGTAGGGCAGGTGTTGCAACACGCCGTGCC
It encodes the following:
- a CDS encoding NnrU family protein, which translates into the protein MGFVLLILGVALWWAAHLFKRVAPERRAAMGDGGKGAVALALVASILLMVFGYRMTDFIYVWAPPTFLIHVNNLLVLIAIFMMSPAGTKGRVLNKLRHPMLGGFKLWAFAHLLVNGDLASIILFGGLLAWAVVEVVVINKAEPDWTPSEPGTYGKDAMFFVASIVLLGVIGYIHGLVGPSPFGS
- a CDS encoding sulfite exporter TauE/SafE family protein; amino-acid sequence: MFELNLMFFAVAIPAVIFAGISKGGFGSGVAFASSSILALILTPGQALALMLPILMVIDVATLGPYWRRWSWPDSRLLILGAVPGVAMGAWLYRATDDDLLRLLIGGISVGFVIWHIAQSKGWVRGFARRLPPSSGLFAGLVAGFTSFVSHAGGPPAAVYLLSQRLTKTEFQASTVLVFWVINIAKFIPYAYLGMFTWQTLWADLLLTPFAILGAWLGVRAHFMLSERLFFGLTYVLLTLTGSKLIWDALT
- the mdh gene encoding malate dehydrogenase, whose translation is MARPKIALIGAGNIGGTLAHLAAVKELGDVVLFDIADGLPQGKALDIAESGPSEGFDASMKGTSDYADIAGADVCIVTAGVARKPGMSRDDLLGINLKVMKSVGEGIAAHAPDAFVICITNPLDAMVWALREFSGLPHNKVCGMAGVLDSARFAHFLSEEFNVSMRDVTAFVLGGHGDTMVPSVRYSTVAGIPLPDLVEMGWTTQEKLDAIVQRTRDGGAEIVGLLKTGSAYYAPATSAIEMAEAYLKDQKRVLPCAAYCNGELGVDGLYVGVPTVIGAGGVERIVDIKLNEDEQAGFDNSVNAVKGLIDACKGIDSSLA
- a CDS encoding CoA ester lyase, which gives rise to MDPRLRPYRSVLYIPGSRDRALDKARSLPVDAIIFDLEDAVAADEKENARETLKGALAAGGYGARVKIVRINGLDTEWGRADAEAVRDMDADVVLLPKVNSAADVDALAAITGELPIWAMMETPRGMLNAAEIAAHPLMAGFVMGTNDLAKELQTRFRPDRLPMMTSLGLCLLAAKAEGLIIIDGVYNAFKDAEGLAAECAQGRDMGFDGKTLIHPAQVDVANTAFAPSDDEIDLARRQISAFEETEAQGQGVAVVDGKIVENLHVATAREILAKAEAISALQAG
- a CDS encoding DUF1737 domain-containing protein; amino-acid sequence: MAKLYRLLTEEDTSAFCHKVSDALAKGWELYGDPSYAFDSANNVMRCAQAVTKEVEADYSPDMKLGQQ